In bacterium, one genomic interval encodes:
- a CDS encoding cupin domain-containing protein — protein TVSGERMTQNYVELQPGAITSVDRHANEQINYVLSGRLEVCLGADHATKQELTPGETVIIPPDVEHHFRVVGTVAAAMVAFLSPPRDRGSR, from the coding sequence GACCGTTTCGGGGGAGCGTATGACCCAGAACTACGTCGAGCTTCAGCCGGGGGCGATCACCTCGGTGGACCGGCACGCAAACGAGCAGATCAACTATGTATTGAGCGGACGACTGGAGGTATGCCTTGGGGCAGACCACGCCACCAAACAGGAATTGACCCCGGGAGAGACGGTGATCATTCCACCGGACGTGGAGCATCACTTCCGAGTCGTTGGAACGGTTGCGGCGGCGATGGTCGCGTTCCTGAGCCCGCCACGAGATCGCGGATCCCGGTAG
- a CDS encoding acetamidase/formamidase family protein, with product MGTTRYFPVDKAHFTWDVRHEPVMVIDSGDIVVVRTRDVSDNQITPASTVSTLATLDWERVYPLSGPIHMNGAGPGDSLAIEILDIHTEGWGWAAILTGFGLLAEDFKTPYLRIFDLTNGDAAYLRDDIAVPIEPFFGTMGVCPAGASKQAVMPPGIFGGNMDTRQITRGATLYLPVQVEGALFSCGDAHAAQGDGEVCVTGIEAPMYAALRFTLQKGRRIPAPQFVTPGPLVPRVNDGGWYGTTGVGPDLYKAAQEAVRAMIAHLSETYHLSAEDAYILASLCVDMKISEIVDAGQYIVSALLPLAVFRR from the coding sequence ATGGGAACGACCCGCTACTTTCCGGTGGACAAGGCCCACTTTACCTGGGACGTGAGGCACGAGCCGGTGATGGTAATCGACAGCGGCGATATCGTGGTCGTGCGCACGCGCGATGTGAGCGACAATCAGATCACGCCGGCATCGACGGTCTCGACGCTGGCCACGCTCGACTGGGAACGCGTCTATCCCTTGAGCGGTCCGATCCATATGAACGGCGCGGGGCCGGGCGATTCGCTCGCAATAGAAATCCTCGACATCCACACCGAGGGGTGGGGATGGGCTGCGATCCTCACGGGGTTCGGGCTGCTGGCCGAGGACTTCAAAACGCCCTACCTGCGCATCTTCGACCTCACCAACGGTGACGCCGCTTACCTCCGCGATGATATCGCCGTTCCAATCGAACCCTTCTTTGGCACGATGGGCGTCTGTCCGGCCGGCGCGAGCAAACAGGCCGTGATGCCGCCAGGGATCTTCGGGGGGAACATGGACACCCGCCAGATCACGCGCGGGGCGACACTCTACCTGCCGGTCCAAGTTGAGGGCGCCCTATTCAGCTGCGGCGATGCCCACGCCGCGCAGGGTGATGGCGAAGTGTGCGTCACCGGCATCGAGGCGCCCATGTACGCTGCGTTGCGCTTCACACTCCAGAAAGGCCGGCGAATCCCCGCGCCACAGTTCGTCACCCCCGGACCGCTCGTTCCGCGGGTGAATGACGGAGGATGGTACGGGACGACCGGGGTCGGGCCGGATCTCTACAAGGCAGCCCAAGAGGCGGTTCGGGCGATGATCGCGCACCTGTCGGAAACATACCACCTCTCGGCCGAGGACGCCTACATCCTTGCGAGCCTCTGTGTGGACATGAAGATCTCCGAGATCGTCGATGCGGGACAGTATATCGTGAGCGCGTTGCTGCCGTTGGCGGTGTTTCGCAGGTGA